A segment of the Lycium ferocissimum isolate CSIRO_LF1 chromosome 10, AGI_CSIRO_Lferr_CH_V1, whole genome shotgun sequence genome:
CACCTCGTCACGTAGAAGACTTGATCGGCGTTGACTTGACTTTTCCCTTAGCAATCGTGCCCTAGCATTCGAGTTGAACATTTTCTCTGTGTTCCGCGATCGCAACTGGTGCTGTGCGGTTGCGAAGAAAGCACCAACACCATAAAAATTTGCAATTCTAATTTTCCCCAAATGGTGCCGAAATACCCTGAGCCCTCGGGTCCCAGCCAGAACATACCAACTAGTCTAAAAACATCATATTAACCTATAGGAAGTTCCAAATCATGCAACACTCAAACAGAGAGGTCGGGTTGTTACAGGACCTTGTATGCTTTGCTGCTTGGTTTAGAATGAAGCAGTCCCTCTGCCTTCACAAGAAAAACCATCAGACACGCataaagtattaaaaaaaaacttgaatgaTGCAAAAACTTGTTCAATATGGCATCTTTGCCCATTTCCATTCCAAACTATCTTTAAAAAAAGGTGCTGTTTATGTTGGCATATTTATATTCTGAAATCTTCCGAGTTATTAGTGAAAACTTGTTATATACATATTAGTGGAAACTTATTATATCACTTTTCCTTTCTTATTTGCAGTGCCTCCTTGGTTAACTAGAATTACGGAGAGAATAAATGAAAAATCAGGGTTATTTCCATCATCAATTAATCACGTGCTTATCAATGAATACCTTCCTAACCAAGGAATAATGGTTTGTTCTGAACTTGTGGAAGCTGCGTTGCTCATttcatttgcttctttttcttccttctgTTCCTCCTTTTCACCCATTTTCTGATTTTATCTCAAATATGTGTTCCCATATTATCCTCTTTAGTTTTGTAACACCTAATTCCTCACAAAGTTTGAACACTTTGACATCCAGCTGTCTGTCTATTTATAAAGTCAACGTGTTTTCATGTTAGTTCTGGTTCCATAACTGGGAGGTCCATATTGCATAACTTtggataattttaatttttaagtcaTAGCAAATAAACACTATAATAGCTTCCAAGTAGTGAATCAGGATTGATTTCCTCGACTTTGATTAACAGTACATTAGTTTTCTGACAAGAGCGCCTCCACTGCAGCCGCATCAAGACGGACCAGCTTATTATCCTGTAGTGGCAATTCTTTCTCTTGGATCTCCTGTAGTTATGGATTTCACTCCACATCCTAATTTGGGCAGCCATGTTGGTACACATGGAAAGAGTGTTGATGACAAAATTTCTGACCAGGAGGCCGCTGTGATGAATTCAAGTGAACGGCTAGATAGCTGCCATCCTTTTTCTATCATATTAATGCCTCGCAGTTTGTTGATATTCAAAGATATGGTGTACTCAGGTAAAACTCTGTTTGCGGTAGTTTCAACAGAACCACACAGGTTACAGTTTAACATACTGTCCAAATTTTCAATAACTAATCTCACAATACCTGGAAGATAATGCCAACATTGTCCTTGAAATTTTAACTTCCGTTTCTAGTGAAATAAAGGGTTCCGCGTTCCCTCCAATCTTCTGATAGTTTAATTTGCCAAACCTCCAATACTAGTTATTAAAATGCACCAGAACTTGTCAATAAACTCACacatctttatttttcaaaatccaTCTGCCCAATAACTTCTCGAAATTCATTGTTCACCCCTATTGATCAAATATGGGCACTTGTAAAGATGTCTTAGTATTGTTGCACATGTTACTAAGTTAGCATTTGTGCTGTTTCTTGTTGTTCCAGACTACTTGCATGGTATAAAAGATTCTGAGGTGCAGCGATGTAACGAGGTAAGATGAATAGCATTCCGAGTGTGTAGTGGAGTTATCTTCGGTATCACTTTCCTCAAAATGAGAATCCAGCGTTTTTACTCACTTTTTTTCCAGGCTGTAAATGTAACAAATGTTCAAAGTCATGGAATAGTTCAGCACTCATCAGGTCCCGTGAAAGCATGTGATAGTGATGACACTGTCATTTGCAGGGGTAACACCAGAGTTTCTTTGACCTGTCGAGCAGTAACAAAGGTttataaaagtatttttaagttctAGTTTCATACAGAAAAGAAACAAGTCAACAGACGCGACGCAAGGTGAGTAGAGTGCTGAGTCCAGGAGAATCACAACCACTCTTGCCGTTTTGTAAAATCAGGATGATTGATGTACGTCAGCTATCGTACCTTGAAAACCTCCATGATTTAACAATTTAAATGTAGCATAGCTAAGTAATCTATTCCTTTTCTTAATCTGTGCATAGCTGATTGCCATGTATTTGTTCCCGATGAGATCGTGATTCTTGTTTCATTCCCTTTGAGAACCTTTCGGACTTGATTCTAACGTTGTGTTGGGAAATTTTAGGTTTTATTACCTTCAGAATTATGGACTTGATGgtaacctttttatttttattttttattgattcAATACAATAGTTCCCAAACTTTGATGATTATGTCGTTGTATCTAAACCAGTGAGACATCAAAGTTTGGACTGTATACATTCTTTTCTAGCTGGGGATAGAGGAAAATAGAAAGATATGGACTTCTAGTGATAGTCGAAATAGTAGTGAAAACGTGGGTGGGTCTAATTCCGCGATAAAAGAGCTACCTGTGTTTTTGGTAAATAGTCGCTGGGAAACCATTATTCTTTTCTATTCATTGTTCTGTTTTACCAAAGCAAATAACCATACCAACAGCAGCCGGACAAACACTTCTTTAGTAGCCGGAGGTGAAATATGTGGTCTTAGTTATcagccaacacacacacacacacacatgccagCAGGTGAAACATGCCTAGGTGGAGTGAGTGAGCTCTTTTTACGATGATAGCCTTTTTCAAAAAAGGGTTTCTATTGCTATTGCTGTTATTAATGTACTTGTGATTTGACTCATGGAACAAATTCCAGTAGTACAATTTGACAATATTTTGTGAACTATCAGAATCGTTGTTTGCATACCCTACTAGTCTGACCTATTCCTTGCAGTACCATCTGCACTTAAGCTTAGATAAGGTGCAAAGACTAGGGATACTTTTTCAGTTTATCAAGAGGTAAACTCGGTAAGAAGGTTTTTCATTTAGTGTTGAATGCTAATGTTTTGTTGAAATGtgagaattgaaaattttggtACAATGGTGAGCACGTATTAAGTTTGTGTTGGGAAAATCTGTCACAACCTAAATTCCTTAGCGTGACTGGCAAACCAGTATATGAGAAGTCCGTTTGTTGAGGCCTTTGGTAAACACATCAACTAACTGCTCACGATGACACATGAAACAAATTCAAGACACCACtcgtaatttttttctttgatgaatTGTCGATCAATATCAACGTGCTTTGTTCAGTCATCCTAGATTGAATTTTCAGCTATAGTGACTGTAGCCTTGTTGTCACAATACAAGAAAAGTTTCCCTTTTTCAGATAACCCCAATTTCTCTAGTAGCTTTTGTAACCACAAAAGTTCACAAGCACCCTGGGCCATAGCCCTATATTTTGCCAGCACAATTAATCTAGCAACTACACTTTGCTTCTCCAAGTGACTAGGTTTCCCGCTACGAGTGTACAGTAACCGGATGTAGATCTTCTGTAATCTAGATATCCAGTCTAATCCACGTCCATAAAGGCTTCTATTTGGAGATGACCATGTCTGGAGAAAAATGGACCTTTCCCTGGAGCAGACTTCAAATACCGCAAAATGTCAAAAGACAGTTTGcatataaggatctcggggatCATGCATGAGCCCGACTCAGCTTAAAATTTGTTGAATAGCTATGTCTCATCTAGTGTGAGAGAGATAAATGATTCTCACAACTAGTCTCTGATATCTCTCTTTATCCACCGACTCTCTAACTTCGCTTTGTATTTTGTGACTGCTTTCAATGAGAGATTCTGTTGGTTTACAACTTGTTATACTTGTTTCTTTCAAGAGATCCAGAATATActttttttgagaaataaaaTTCCTCCTTTTGATCTAGTGTAACGACCTGTTCGGTCGTTATGCGCGTGTTCACCATTTTACCTCGTTGACCCTGTTCCCGAGGTCTTCAGGCAAGTTTTAGTAAGATTTGAGAGAATTAGAACCTCTAAGTGAAAACGTTTGACTAATAGTAGGCTTTTGGGTAAGCGGATCTTTTTTGGAATTTCGTCGATTCCatgaggtccggagggtcgTTTATGACTTGGTCGGGtgattggtttggttcccaaggCACTCAAGAGTGTTTTGAGtctttggttggaaacttgTCTTTGGGATTTTGGGGGTTGACTGAGTCAAAATGACCTCCGTTgaaaatttcgaggccacggttaagttcgtagtgtgtttttacTTGTGtctgcatgtttggtttgtatctggGGAGGTCTTGGATGGATGTCGGGATTTTTGGTTGCATTTGGTGAAAACCAAAAAATCTGGTTTTTACGATGTCCGGTTCTACGGGAGTGGGTTTGTATCTGCAGTCTGCCCATGCGGGACTTGGCCCGCAGACGTGAGTAATGACGTGGTAAAGTGGTTCCGTAGAGGCGGAGCCCTCTTCGCGGAAGCGAGGCCGCATCCGCGGACAGGGTATATGCGGATACAATAATCGCTGAATAGaaacttcttttttatttcccaACTTCGTATCATTCATTCCAATCTCAATTTCTAAAGCTAAAGAGTATTTGTGAGGGCGACTTCCAGAGCTTTTGGGGTAGAATCTTGGTAAGTTCCTACTCCTCTCTTTGTGATTTTCTTATGATTAAGAATGGAATCCATGGTAGTTAATGAGCTATTTGAGGAAAATGGGTTTATGAACCCTAAGTTGTTGATTATAAATCCCTTTTAATTTAATTGGGTCTTATTGATTTAACTACTGATTTCTACTATCTAATGATTGAGTAATTAGCCTCTAagcttgaatcttcctttatttcaaaGACCAAAATCATGGAAATTAGGGTTCCTTCCTAATTTCGGGGTTTtcttttattgatgaaatttgGGCAAATTGGGAACTAATTGGTATTGATTATGAGTAATTGGACTTATTAAACTTCGGGTTGACCTTTTCCAACTTATAATTTCCCGTCTTGCTCTTGTGAAGCCACAATCACCTTTAGGGTTATTTTGGGGTTTTCTAAAAGTATAGCGATATTTATATCATTAGATTCGTAGTTTAATGCAGATCGTttaattgttagactttgagtGTTCAGAAGCACTCTGAAAGGGGAAAGCCCAAGTTTGACGGTTCGAGGCTTGTGCttggcatcgaggtaggttatgacttattttagtttagactttgattagcgattCGTATATGTTACATagtattgacggggaaagcatgataggttTTTAGACATGGTGTGGAGTTGTGATCTAATTAGattggtatgatttctgattatgtgggctggTTACCgttatttatgcattgattgacaTGTGGTGTATTTGATTACGTGATTTGGAGTTGAGGGATGTGATAATGTGTAGTAGTTGAGACTTGATATTGGTACGTTTCCATGACGATTGATGATTCATGCAAGAATTGATTGGCTTATGATGCTTTGTGATCTCCATAGCATATTCATCCGCATtgattgcattgatttaccattcTTGCATACATACATTCACACATGATGGAAATGTTGTGGAAATAGTTCGATGAGGGGATTGTGGAATAGTTTGATGGAAGAAGGCTATGGAAAcatttgaaaagaaagaaagagaaagatgaaaatatATTGTTGTTGCTATCGATCTAAGGTATATTGGGACGTATAATGGCAAGGTCACAGTCTGGCCGTAAAGTCAGGCGGTACAGTGACGGTATatggacttcgcaggtcccccatggatcatgactattgagacTTCGAGATTCCgtccatagcatgtgtgtacatgtttgagttattggccattgcattgcacgtCATTCACCCCATTTGCATTGCATGTCTCATTATCACATCATACATCGATTTATTGGGTTGTTGGCTGTATTCGTGTTGTCGTTACTTTGAGAAACTATTGAGGACTTGGCAGACTTATGGTGTACGAGCTTCACCTTAGGTTATGACTTAGTTTTGTGATATTCTGTAATTCTTGATGGTTATTGTTTGTCTATCTATTGACTTGTTGATTCTGCGTTTCCATAtgtgtgaactaatcttagtcgacctttGATGCTTACCGATACGTGTTTATActaatactactcttgctgcactttttttgAGTGTAGAGTTTGAGCCAGGATCCTCATCGAGACCACGAATCTAGCCTTGAGGCTATTTTTGCTGAGATTCTGAGGGTGAGCTACCTTCTTGCTTGCAGCCCTGGAGTCTATCTTTATATTGtctatgtcacgccccaaatctggagtGGTGTGACTGGCACTCGATGCCACACTAGGCTCAAgccgaaccactctaaatctgaaactctagAGGAGTAACCCCCAACTTAAATCGATAAGGCCTAACTGCACACAGACAAAACTAACAAGCGGCGaggccgtatatatatatatatatatatatatatatatatatatatatatatattgactaTCTCGTCTGAACTGGGCAGACACACACCCAAAATGTATATACATAACTGAGTAAGCCGACGAGGCGGCTACGATCGTGCAAAGCCAACAGTATCCAAACAAacatatacaagccgacgaggctgtcACACAGACACACTATATACAagactcgtctacaagcctctagggaAAGTATGACTGTACCATGGTCGGGATAGGGTCCCGGCTCATACAATCTGTAATCAAAAGGAAGAGACTCCAAAGATCTGGCAACTTTGAACAAAAAGAGACCTCACAAATCAATTGATTATCAGATCCTGCCTCTTTGGGAAGGTCTGTCAATCTGTCGATCTGTActtgcaggcatgaatgcagcgcccccgacaaaagggacgttagtacgaaacaatgtaccaagtatgtaaggcaaatgataactgaaactgaactaaaaacaatacaatctggaggccaaagaatgccctgaatatctcacctgacctgtctcatatgaaatgcaatataatactatCATATATCTCGCGACCAAGTGGCCGAAGCGTGTAAATCTCGGCGACCCGGTGGCCGAGCAATATGTCTCACCGACCCCGTCGGCCGGGCAATCGTCTCGCGGACTTGTAGGCCGGCATAGCCGTCTCGGcccgacccgtaggccgggcATATACTGTCTCGGCGACCAAGTGGccgggctaaaaaaaaaaatatatgtatatcatgcggTGTATCGAAAAATATGCCGAAAAAAATGTCATCGTAACATATCTCTCTCTtgtctctctataaactcaagaacatagggaggggatatggcccctcagaaagaataacataataCTCGGAAACTAtgcaacaatatgacaagctctactttgacaaatctctagtcataaggttcATTACGCTCTTACcacatatggaatcatgccaagaaaagaaggaacaaccttaacatacctgaagtttacttctcgactttccaacctattacttctcgactttccaacctacttcctatcttgcaatctacataagatcattcgtagtctcgtaatctacatataaaaccattcatactattgttaggcttatcgtcatatgcttatcttaagccttcaaattaaatcctcttagaacctgctgaaattcgggcaacatctcatctgtttatatccctagcccgaaatcacaataccaacaaaacaacaacaatagccacactaatatcaaccacatcatcaacaacaccaatatactcaataaaacatcccacacgatgtttacccGATTTCTTAACcaactaattcattatacgactatttaatagctCTCACTTCGTGAGTAAATGTAAATCAAtgtcaataaggagagattcataccttgttcttactagaaccgcaatatctttaatattcaccttgaatccaagccaagatccACCACAATACGAtatataatcacaactatacgctatccgaacctaaatctcgagatttcacttgatttgagcTGCAATTTTATGGGTGGAAGTTGAGAGAATGTTCCAGAGGGTTAGGGATATGTTTGAGGGGTGGATGAgtgaaaatgaggggtaaatcccctttttatcttgttttggagtcggtttgcaccgactCAATATTTGCTTTGTTGGTAACTGATGGTTCCAAGTgtattcgtgttttgatgattgtcaaactgtttcagaactagatagagacctggtctgCGATTTGCTCTCGCATCCTTCCTGACGCACTTTGCACTATCAATTGGGTAGATCTCATACAGAACTACGAGGTGTAAAGCCGTTTCACGGACTTACGTATTGTTTCTAGACATTTGGACAAGTACATGACTTCGGTTCTTGAGTTGGCCCATAAGAGATGCTTTTAGGTCAATATCCATTGTGAGTGGTTTCGATTTTTTCTTGATCTCAAATTCGGATGCTCCTTGTTgtcactatatatacaacataatgacaacatatttGGTAGACTTGAATTGTGCAAAATCTGCTGACGCAAGTTTCTCAAGATCTCTTAAGAACAAATCCATCTACATATTTGGTAGACTTGAATTGTGCAAAAAGAAGTTTCTCAAGATCTCTTAAGATCCAAACACAAGATATtgtctatgttctttaggttgttgtaagtctttgttTACTTGTGCTTAAACTATAAACCTACGCTTCCCAAAAAGAAAGCTGTTTGTAGGTAttctaaattctcaaggttgcttccacgagcttttgagtggtacattaAGCTAGAgtgagtctaggtgtattagtttccttggctTGAGGTAGTCAAGTGAACGTGCTTACAATCAGTGTGTTGTAAGGGTGGAGGGACTATGGGAGTTAGTTTCTaggttgcataagcgttatcataagggtgagggattatgagAGTTAATTCCTAACTTATGATAGAGTTATAACTTGAAGTTGCTCGTATAGTGGAATTGAAATCCTATTGCTGTAGGTTGTGGGTTTTAATATcttaagcaaggagttttcAATGGTAAAATCTTGCTTTCTgtacttactgcattgcataaagGAACTGATactcaaccaggtccctcatatactgtttggtgggCGCACGTACCGCAACAAAGAATCGAAGGAGATCATTGCTTTGTAGAATTTTTCAAACCAAGCTTTAGGGGATTGATTCAATCCATACAAgtctttcttcattctacaTACCTTTCCTTGACTTTGTTCTGTACCAAAACCAGGCGGAATCTCCATGTGCATCTCTTCTTCTAGGTCTCTATGAAGAAATgcatttttcaaatcaaactgtTGTAAGTCCCAATCAAGATTAGTTACGAAAGATAAAAGCATTCTAATAGTGTTCATTTTTGCAACAGGAGCAAATGTCTCTTGATAATCCACTCCATAAGTCTGAGTGAACCCCTTAGACACCAATCTTGCTTTGAATCTTTCAATGGAACCATCAGCTTTATGTTTTGCAATTTAGATCTATCTGCAACCAACCAAATTTTTGTTTGGTGGGATGAAATTTGGTTGGTTGCGACATGTCTCATTCTTTGATAAGGCCTTAATTCTTCGATCATAGCTTGCTTCATTTAGAATCTGCAAAAGCTTCCCTCCAATTATGGAGAATATGCACAGAAGAATTATATAAGGTAAAGACTCTATTGGAGGGAGGCAAAGAATTATAGGAAACAAAGTTAGATAAAGGGTGTTTGCTTCATTTAGAtgtcaattttttaaaagataagCCATGCAACTTAGTGGTTGATGCTATCACTTATAAGGGTTTGGAAAATCCTCAAAGTCATGCTCTATGATTTCATACACTGAAGTCCAAAGATATCCATCAAACCACAACGGGAAAATTGATTTGGGCAAAAACAGATAGAATATGGATCCAAAGGGAAAAGGCAGCAAACGTTTTCTAGACTAGGCATGCTCAGGTTCTTTAAAGAAAACATCAAACACAGGGTATAGGATTGGACGGTTACACATGCTTCACCTAAGGAAGAGGAAAATGATCCAAAGATAAATAAACACAATTGATTTTGGGGCCTAAGTTTGTCACAACCAAACCGaaaggccatgacgggtacccggagatTACCTACCGAGCACTTTTTAACATACTTCTCATACTtatatctaggtggaccacgcTGACTAACTTCCAGGAACATCATGAGTCTATATAATCACAATAATCAAAAGccatatgtacaagccgacaaggctgccaaaaataatatacaatgaTATGAACCGATAAGTATACTGAACATCTAACTATGAacatccgtctacgagcctctacaaagagTACAAGACATTATAAGGACGGTACAGGATCCcgtcatgcccatatgtatacaaaagaataataccggCTAAGCTGTAACTCCAGGACAAATGGAGCACTCCTGAGCAAATGCTGATGAAGCAACCTAAGGATCcggtccgtctccctgtctacctgcaggcatgaacgcagcgtccacaagcaaaaggacgtctgtacgaataatgtactaagtatataaggcatgaataacaacataataaaaatatagaaggtaacatgagataagagagataacctgcacatctggatgcctcttaaggtggatgtcatgcatgcttagttttttttttttttttttttcaaatttttttttcatatatatacatatatatatatatatgtatatatatatatatatatatatatatatatatatatatatatatatatatatatatatatatatatatatatatatatatatatagatatatatatgtatatgtacatatatgtatatatgtacatatatgtatatatgtatatatatgtatatatgtacatatatgtatatatatctcccaaattaattaatttttttgaacaaaagaaaatgaaacgTAAAAAATGAACggtaacttttttattttttatttttattttttttatataatagaAACTACCCTCAATACAATAGAAAAAATACTATCTTAGAAAATCATCACCAAAAAAATCCTATTGAGACGAGAAATAGACATATAAGAAAATACGAACGAGtatagaaattataaaaataaacagaatgttttacttgtggaagtgtagaacacttagcaaatacatgtccaaaaagaataaataataagacacgAAATTTACTAATTGAAGACTTTCAAGAAACCttaataaatgtagatgaatatatGTCAGACACAGAAAGTATATAAGTAAAAAGATctttagtaaatttgattgtaaatcagGATATTGGCAGGTacgaatgcatgaagaaagtatagaatgaaaaacctttaaaacattggaaaaataacaaaattgtatgtaaattagacataataaatcaagaatatataattaaaacagcCTCAATAGAAGCAACTAACCAAGATGTAGAAGACTTTaaagtacaaataaaagaattgttaGATTTAGGAGTAATAAGAAGATCTACTTCTAAAACCCAGAAAAGAATTGTTAGACTCATCAGACTCAGAAGCATAATAAATAAAGGTAATTTTCTCTAAAACCCAAGTTCTCAGTCGTGGTACCAAAGTTTTAACGGAAATAAagattttcttgtattttttcactaaaatttatgactaaatccACTAATGTGTTCAATTTACATTTGTCTTCTTGTGTAATATATGGTCTCAGATTCTTgaaattacactttataatactatgatcttttaatgctctatatttcttttaggtatattcttaagtctaagtattctagatttttttaatgtatctatttttctagctttatattattatcctaacggaatctttatttttacaaactttcttAAATTAACTCTATCTAGTTGTATATCTTTCTATATCTTCTCTTATGCCTGTAATTCCCACGTTATATGAGAACTTGTTTCTTCGTTAATGCGACTTTTGAGAGTCTATTGTTTATTAGTGATGATAATATTTActgaatttattatttttaaatatacttACGCCTTTTTCTACTTGTCTATATTCTCGTCTTTTCTCTATATCTCTATATATAACCAATGACCGATAGCTATTTATCTAACAAAAGGTAGTGTTTTCATATAATTGATATGGATAAATCGCTTGTGGTTCTTTGAGGTCTTTCTAGATTTTATATATCTAGTAACCTTATATTCTAAtctgatattatatctattaattcttgTAGTCTTACTTGGTTTTCTTTGGTActacttaatttaatatattctaGGTATGgttatttaattcttgtttgacttttaaataatgatcttgcatctatTAACCTAAAGGCATAAAGTTTACTTGTTGTTCTAGGTATCTAGATAGTCTTGAGTTCTAAATATGGCGTTGTTGGTAAAATGAACTTCCCAAGGAGATTATTTCGAAAGAAAACTTAATCTCTTTGTATTATGATTTAATTCTCTAATATTCTATTagtgtttttattattttcttgtattttttcactaaaatttatgactaaatccACTAATGTGTTCAATTGTTTGTCTTCAACCGCGTAATATATGGTCTCAAGTATTCgaaattacactttataatactatgatcttttaatgctctatatttctttttaaggtatattcttaagtctaagtattctagattttttaatgtatttatttttctagctttatttattatcctaatggaatctttattttacaaactttcttCTGGTACTGCTATCCTAGTTGTATATCTTTCTATATCTTCTctagataagaaatttaaattttatgttgtagtccATGGTAAAACTAATGGTATTTTTCAAACCtggatagaagttgtagattctataaaagatataagaagacaaaaagcaaaaatttaaaattattttatagaaggatgtatcatgtgtatagaaaaagaatttaagacaaaaatccATAACGAAGAAAGacataa
Coding sequences within it:
- the LOC132032386 gene encoding alkylated DNA repair protein ALKBH6 homolog isoform X1, with translation MESLNEFRVGCVPTVFYIPDFITDSEHNHLLNTIYDAPISKWKSLKNRRLQNWGGVVHEKGLIAQDLPPWLTRITERINEKSGLFPSSINHVLINEYLPNQGIMPHQDGPAYYPVVAILSLGSPVVMDFTPHPNLGSHVGTHGKSVDDKISDQEAAVMNSSERLDSCHPFSIILMPRSLLIFKDMVYSDYLHGIKDSEVQRCNEAVNVTNVQSHGIVQHSSGPVKACDSDDTVICRGNTRVSLTCRAVTKVYKSIFKF
- the LOC132032386 gene encoding alkylated DNA repair protein ALKBH6 homolog isoform X3, which translates into the protein MMQKLVQYGIFAHFHSKLSLKKVPPWLTRITERINEKSGLFPSSINHVLINEYLPNQGIMPHQDGPAYYPVVAILSLGSPVVMDFTPHPNLGSHVGTHGKSVDDKISDQEAAVMNSSERLDSCHPFSIILMPRSLLIFKDMVYSDYLHGIKDSEVQRCNEAVNVTNVQSHGIVQHSSGPVKACDSDDTVICRGNTRVSLTCRAVTKVYKSIFKF
- the LOC132032386 gene encoding alkylated DNA repair protein ALKBH6 homolog isoform X2; this encodes MESLNEFRVGCVPTVFYIPDFITDSEHNHLLNTIYDAPISKWKSLKNRRLQNWVPPWLTRITERINEKSGLFPSSINHVLINEYLPNQGIMPHQDGPAYYPVVAILSLGSPVVMDFTPHPNLGSHVGTHGKSVDDKISDQEAAVMNSSERLDSCHPFSIILMPRSLLIFKDMVYSDYLHGIKDSEVQRCNEAVNVTNVQSHGIVQHSSGPVKACDSDDTVICRGNTRVSLTCRAVTKVYKSIFKF